The following proteins are encoded in a genomic region of Scylla paramamosain isolate STU-SP2022 chromosome 40, ASM3559412v1, whole genome shotgun sequence:
- the LOC135092723 gene encoding uncharacterized protein LOC135092723: MRSDMLMREFPCFIKIHGNHSHPLGSANALNELRVPSITREMFERYFKQAQHYLMKNNLHEDLVSQPNSAINPSLRAIRYLHDKFMHAEHGGINDKPVMDSILDYARNHPELILKIEMLDRRLCAVLVTSFMQRVHQELREAGEVVFVDASSFVDQSSSVVIPMLCAGPAGAALLAVIFTTSQDEAILTKGFSMVKESLGATAFFWKRIATVFHD; this comes from the exons ATGAGGTCTGACATGCTGATGAGGGAGTTTCCTTGCTTTATTAAGATCCACGGGAACCACAGTCATCCTCTTGGCTCTGCTAATGCCCTGAATGAATTGAGAGTACCCTCAATTACAAGAGAGATGTTTGAGAGGTATTTTAAGCAAG CACAGCACTACTTAATGAAGAACAATCTCCATGAAGACCTTGTTTCTCAACCAAACAGTGCCATTAATCCATCTTTGAGGGCCATCCGTTACTTACATGACAAATTCATGCACGCAGAGCATGGAGGCATAAATGACAAGCCAGTGATGGATAGTATACTTGATTATGCTAGAAATCATCCAGAGTTAATTCTCAAGATAGAAATGTTGGATAGACGCCTCTGTGCTGTACTGGTCACATCTTTCATGCAGCGGGTTCACCAGGAGCTTAGAGAAGCTGGTgaggttgtttttgttgatgcaTCAAGCTTTGTTGACCAGTCAAGTTCGGTTGTCATCCCAATGCTCTGTGCTGGCCCTGCTGGGGCTGCACTCCTGGCTGTTATCTTCACTACCTCACAAGATGAAGCTATCCTAACGAAAG GATTCAGCATGGTCAAAGAAAGCCTTGGTGCTACAGCCTTTTTTTGGAAGAGGATCGCCACGGTCTTTCATGACTGA